The Bifidobacterium animalis subsp. animalis ATCC 25527 genomic interval AACGGAATTCGCCTCCGTTTTATTTCCACGCTTCGCTTTGGCCGTCGAAGTGCCACGGGAGGTCTTCGTGGATTTGCCGTAGCCGCGGGCGGCGGCGTATTCGGCGAGTTCCTTGCGCAGTTGCGTGCGTGCACGGTTGAGGCGACTCATCACCGTGCCAATCTTGATGCCCTGTTCATCGGCCACCTGCTGGTACGACTTGCCATCGATGGCGGCATCGATGAACACCTGGCGGCGCTCCGGGGGGAGCCTGTCGAGCGCAGCCATGATCTCCTCCGGCGCGAACGCCTCCAAATACTGCTGTTCGGCGGACTGCAGACCTTGCGAAGTATGCTCGGAGGCCGCGAAGATATCCCAGTCGTCGTATTCGCCGGTGGAATCGTTCGCACGCTGCGGGCGACGCTTCGCCTTCGCATACTGGTTGAAGAAGGCGTTGCGTTCGATCGTCGTCATCCAGGCTTCGAAATTGGAACCCGGCTTGAAGGTGTCGAAGGCCTTGAAGCCGCGCTCGAAAGTGTCTTGCACCAGATCCTGGGCATCCTCCGGATTGTTCGTGAACTTCATCGCCTGACGGTAGAGCGCATTGACGGCGGGCATGGCAAGCTTCTCGAAGCGCGCCCGCTTCTCCTGCATCGTTTCGTGTTCATTCTCGCTTGTTTCGCTCACGCCTTCCATTGTACGGTACGCAGTGAAGGAAATCTGAAAGCCAGCTGGGGGCGCAAACACTGCGAGTGTCCGTCTGGTATTCGCCGCTCGCGCACATGCACGGCGCACGGTAGAATTCAAGCGGAATAAAGGAGAACCATGTCTTTGTCGTTGCAATCCGCAGCACGCGAGCTCTTCGCAGAGAATCTGCTGCATGAGATCATCACCCCACACATGTGGACCATGAACGCGGCCTCCGTAGAGAACAGCGAGGTGCCGTTCACGGCAATCACCTACGACACGCGCACGGTGACGCCAGGCACTCTGCTCGTGTGCAAAGGGAACTTCAATCCGAAATACCTCGAGCAGGCGAACAAGCTCGGCATGGCAGCGTACGTGGCGACGAACGATTATTCGGCGTACACGAACGCGCCCGGGCTCATCGTCTCCGACGACAAGAAAGCACTCAGCATTCTCGCCCAGGCATACTACGACCACCCGGAGCGTCAGCTCACACTGATCGGCATCACTGGCACCAAGGGCAAGACCACCACCGCGTACTACACGCACGCCATCATCAACGCGCTGAGTGGAAACACGACGGCATTGTTCTCGTCGGTGGACAACTGCGTGGACGGCATGCACTACGTGGAATCCGACCTCACGACGCCCGAATCGCTCGACGCGGTGCGCATGATGCGCGAGGCGGTGAGCAACGGCATGAAATACCTGGTGATGGAGGTCTCCTCACAGGCATACAAAGTCAACCGCGTCTACGATTTCCATTTCGACGTCGCCGCGTTCCTCAACATCTCCCCCGATCACATCAGTCCCATCGAGCACCCCAGTTTCGAGGACTACCTGTGGTGCAAGCGGCAAATCATACGCAATGCCGACATGCTCGTGCTCGGCGAGCGCAGCGACCACGAGCAACTGCTGCTCGAGGATGCCGAACTGAACCGCGTGCCCGTCTCCACGTTCGCATTGGCCGATTCGCCGGCACAGGCCGACATTGCGGACGTCACCTGCGCACCGACCAATACGGAGCACACGGCATTCGACTACTTCGTGGACGGCGAGCGTCTCGGCAGCCTCACGCTCGCGATGGAGGGCGACTTCAATTATGCGAACGCGGCCGCCGCTCTGGCAATCGCGCGTGACGCCGGCATGGATGTGAGCGACCCGCGTGCGCTCGCCTCACTCGCCGACGTACGCATCTCGGGACGCATGGAGGAGATGCGCGACAGCAGGTCGAACACGCTCGCCATCGTCGACTACGCGCACAATTTCGCCTCGGTGAACGCGCTGCTCGATTTCGTGGAGCAGCGGTACGGCGCCGAGCATCCGCATATCACGCTGATCACCGGTTCGGCCGGCAACAAGGCATACGACCGTCGCGAGGGAATCGTCAAAGCCGCACAGGACCGCGTGCAGAAGCTCATTCTCACTGCGGAGGACACCGACACCGAGCCCATCGAGCAAATCTGCAGCGAGATGGCAAACAACGTGACGAACGAGGATCTCGATGTGCAGACGATCCTCGAGCGTGCCGAAGCCGTGAAGCATGCCGTCGACGAGGCGCGTGCGGCGGACGGTGGCCTGAACATCCTGCTGCTCATAGGTAAGGGCGACGAGCAGTGGATCAAGGACCGCAACATCCACACGCCATACGAGGGCGACTCGCAGATTATCCGACGTCTGTTCGCCTGATTCGCATGCGACGCGCCTACAATGGGAACAGACGCCTTGGAAAGGAACACATGATCATCATCGAACGCGTCACTCCGGCCACCATGGAGGAGGAAGCGAGCAAGCACAACATTGAACTACCAATCGAGCAGACGTCGGTTTGGGCGGATTTCCAAGCGGACATCAACGGCCGCCGCCCATGGGGATGCCTGCTCATACGCCGTGACACCGAGCTCGTCGCCGTGATCTCGCTCATCGACATGGAGACGCACGGCTACCATTACCTGCGTTCCGTGCACGGACCGGTGTGGGCGAGCAAGCCGAGCGAAGAGCTTGAGGAGCAGATGATCACCGCGCTCGTCGACTATGTGAAGCGCAACGACAAGCGCGTGGCGTTCCTGCGCATCGACACATGGACCAGCAAGGGCACGTTCCCCGTGCTCTCCACCGTGCCGTACAACGAAACCGTCGTGCTCGACATCACCGGCGACGACGAGGAGATCCTCGCGCGCATGAAGAAACGCGGCCGCCGCGACGTGCGCAAGGCATTGCGTGAATCGCCGGCCGTGATCGCCGACGAGACCGAGTTGGCGACCCGTGATTTCTCGGATTACTACGCGGTGATGGTGGAGACCGCGCATCGCGACGGCTTCAATCCCGCGCCGATGAGCGACTACACCGACATGATCAAGGCGCTCGGACCTGAGCATTGCCGTGTGTTCGCGGGCCGCATCGACGGCAAGGTCGTGGCATGGTCCATTGTGACCGTGCACGGCAAGACCGGCGTGTATTACTACGCCTCCATGCTCACTTCGGTGCGCCGCGAGCATGTGCCTGACAAACTGCTGTATTTCGTGGCCTGCGCGCTCGGCAAGCAGGGTTGCACGAAGCTCGATCTGATGGGCATAGGCAACGATTTCGCCCCGTCACTCAAGTCGCTCAACGAATTCAAGACGAAGTTCGCCCCCGAGACCACGCAGATCGCCGCCGGGCGCGACATTCCGATCAAGAAGGCCTTCTACCACATGCTGCGCATGATGCAAAGCGTGCGCAAGGCGTTGAAACCGAAGCCGCACGGCAATGCGGAGAAGGTGCGGGCCAAGGAATCGGCCGCAAAGTGATGCAATTGTAATACGGTATTTCGGCACTTTGGTCGTTTATTTAACACGGCGTGAGATAAACGACCAAAATGGGAGGAACTACGGTCATTTACCTCGCACTGCGTGATATGAACTGCCAAAGTGACGGGGAACTATGGTCGGTTAGTACACAGACTGTGCAGCACATGACCATAGTTGCCTGCGATTTGACCGTTTACCGTACACCGTGTGAAGAAAACGACCAAACCGCGGCGATATCACTCGGATTCGGTATCCCCGGATTCGCCGTCTTCCGCGATCTTCTTCAGACCGAGCACGTCGTCGACGTCGAAATCCGGGTTCGCATCGGTTTCATAATCGATCTCCGCAGCGTCCGCTTCCTGTGCCTTCTGCCGATATTCCGGATCCACGGCAACCTGATGCACGCGCTCGGCCTTCGGCTTCGTCAAATCCGGGTGCACGCTCTCCTTGAGCAGCATGCGCGCGTCGCCCGCGGTGACGAAACTGCCGCAGATGAGCACGCCGTGCCCGTAGCCCACGCCGAGCTCATCGTCGGCATCCACGCGGTTCACCGCCTCCTGAATCGCATCCGGCAGCGATGGAATGCAGGTGACGCGCTCCGGCCCGAACACACCGCGCGCGATCTCGGCGAGCTTGTCGGCAGGCATCACGCGGTCCGTCCACGAATTCTCGGTGACGATGAGCTCGCTGACAATCGGTTCGAGCACGCCGAGATATTCCTCCACCTGCTTGTCTTCCATCATCGCGACGACGGCGACGAGCTGCGTGAAGTCGTAGTTCTCCTCAATCGCCGCGCGCAACGCCTCGGCGGCGTTCACGTTGTGGCCGCCGTCGATGATGAGCGTCGGCGACGAACGCACCTGTTCGATGCGTCCCGGAATCTTCACCGAACTCAACGCCTCGGCCACCAGATCGCCGTCGAGCGCGCCGCTAACCGGAATCACCACCTCGCACGCGCACAATGCCGCGAGCGCGTTGTGCGCCTGATGCTCGCCGAACTTGTCGACCGGCACGTCGGCGTAGGTGCCGTTCGGCGTGCGCAGCGTGACCATCTGGCCTCCCACTGCGGGCATGCGCGAGACGACCTCCGCCTCGTAGCCGTCGCGGATGAGCGTCGCATGGTTCTCGGCCGCCGCCTGCTCGATGATCGGCATGACTTCACTCTCGTGCGGCTGCCGCCCGATGATCGCCGTGCAGCCCGGCTTGATGATGCCCACCTTCTCCTGCGCGATCTGCTCAACCGTGTCGCCGAGCCATGCCATGTGGTCCATGTCGATCGGCCCAATCACCGCCGCATCCGCGTCGAGCACATTCGTCGCGTCCCAGCGACCGCCCATGCCGACCTCGACGATCGCGACGTCGACCGGCGCGTCCGCGAACTTCCAGATTGCCATCGCCGTGAGCACTTCGAAGAAGCTCATGCGCGGCGCGCCCTCCTCGTCCATTTTCTTGTCGACGAGCGTGACGAAGTCCTTCACCTGATTCCACAGTTCCACGAAGTCGTCGTCGGACAGGCGCTGCCCGTCGATGGCGATGCGCTCGCTCACATGCTCGAGATGCGGCGACGTGTACAGGCCGGTCCGCATGCCGTATGCCCTGCAGATCGCTTCGGCCATGCGCGCCGTGGATCCCTTGCCGTTCGTGCCGGTGATGTGGATGATGCGGAACGAGTCCTGCGGATTGCCGAGCAGGTCGAGGATCATCTTCATTCGCTTGAGATCCAGGTTCGTCGTGTTCCGCTCGCTCGGACGGCTCATGATGTCTCGCTCGACGTCCCGCACACTCATCTGATTGTCGCTCATAAGCACTCTTCCCGCGTATGTATACAGACCTCGTCCATTCTATGCACTTGCCCGACCGTCCGCCGCCAGCGCACGCTATAGTGTTTCCTACATGGTTGAGCGCGGGACTTGTGGGCCGTATGGATGACGATGCAGGCATGACGACGGAGACATCGGAGACGACGGATCGGCACGGCCGATACACGCTCGGCATTGTGGACAACGACCCGCTGGTTGCCGAGGCGCTACGCTCCTCATTCAAACGCTTCCACGCCCCGCTCGAGGTGATCTGGACGCTCACCGACTCCGAAGATGCCCTCGCCCGCTGTCTGCATGCGCAGGGCCGCCCCGACGTCCTCCTCACCGACATCGACATGCCCCGCCTCTCCGGCCGCGGCCTCTTCCATGAACTCCAAAACCGCAAACCCCCCATCACCGTCATCGGCATCTCCGCGTTCCCGAACATCGCCGAAGAACCCGGTTTGGTCATCCTGCCCAAGGAATCCACCGTCGAGGAGATCGTCCAACTCGCCGGCATGCTCCGCCACGACGACCTGACCCGCTGGGTCCCGACCCCCACGAAACCAAACCCACTCTCCCCCAGTGAACTCCAAGCCCTCACCCACTACTCCGAAGGTCTTACAACCACCGCGATAGCCCACACCATGCACGTGAGCGAGTCAAGCGTGAAGACCTTCGCCAAGCGCGCGTATGAGAAACTCGACGCCCATTCCCGCACCGAAGACATCGTCATCTGCGTAAGAAACGGGTGGATCTGACATGACCGAAATACTATCTGCAGACTCCCCAACCAAACCGAGACTGCTCACCAAACTCGTCGCCCACCTGCGCGCGCATCCATTCATCATCACTGGCACATTGTTCTGCGCAGCAGTGCTCGTGTTTGAATGGCTCACGTATTGGCCGGATCTCAACAGCTTCGAGACTGCCTTGAGCACACTGATTCTCGTGCTCACGCTTGGTGTCGCCGCCAAGCCGGTCCTGTTCAGTCTGTCGATCATCGTCGTCGAAGTACTGTGTGGGATCTCCTACATCTTCCCGATCGTCCACTCCGGTCCGACCGTCTATTACAGCGTCTGGCTTGCGCTCATCGTAATCGGTTACGAAATGCCCGCGAAATACGCGATTCCGATCACCGTGATTGCCGCGCTCGACACGATGGTCGACAACTCGATCTTCCAGGTGCCGTTCGACGCGAACGACATCGGTTTCGCCGCCACGTTCCTGCTCGATGGGTTCGCAGGCCTCGCAATCCGCCGCAACAAGGAGTTCGCACGACTCAAATACGAACAGCACGAACAGGCCAAGCAGATTCATCTCGTCCGCACGCTGCACGACGACATCGGCGGCTCGCTCTCCTACGCACTGCTGCTATGCCGGAACGCTCAGGCCGAGACCGATCCGGACACGCTGCGCACGTCGCTGGAGACAATCACGCAAACCGTGGAATCCACGCTTGCAGATCTGCGCACCAATATCATCACGCCACTTTCCGCATCCACACTGGCATCCACGGCGATATCCCGTAACGTGGATGAGTCGACGACCACCGGCAGCTGCGCTCGCCTATGCCAGAACGTGCTCAGGCAGCGGGCACGGCTGGAACAAGCGGGATTCAACGGCACGATTCATGTGTCTGGCGAGGCGACAGACGAATCTGCGAACTTCGTGAACACATGCCTTACGGAGATCTGCAACAACATCCTCAAGCACGGCACCCATTCGTATGTGGTGCGCATCAGGTTCGGCGAGCGCACCACACTTGTCGCCTCGAACGAGATTGCAGCGGGCAAGTCACATCCTGATTCGGCTCATCATGGTCTGGAGATGCTCGAATCCAGCCTCCACGACCTCGGCGCGACGATGACCGTCAGCTAGGAGGATGGAATCTGGACTCTGGCAATCGAACGATGAGGAATCAGAAGTTCAATTGGCATCCGGAGCCTTCCAGTGCATGCGTGGGTTGGGTGCGAAGTCAGTCGGCAGGTAATCGGTTGTTCCGCTCAGCATCTCGTTGAGTCTGCCGTCGGTGTCGATGGCATATACGGAATCAAGGTTCTGAATGTCCGATTCGTAGAGCTTGTACACGAAGATCTTGCAGCGATTGCGCCCATCCTCCGGCACTGCGATCACCGTGGCGAAGCCGCCGGTCCCTTTGGCCAGAAGGGTCTTCAAGAGCGGTAGGCTATCGTTGCCCAGTGAATCGGGAAGATGGAAGTGCTGGTGGTCGATGTGGCTCGTGGTTGTGTTCACTGTCTCGATGGCTCCGGATTCGAGGAACACCGTCAGTTGGTCGCCTACGGTGAGCCCTGCGCCATAACGCATGGTGTTGTCGTCCTGCGATCGCATCACATCCTTGGCGAAGTCGATCACCTCGGCGCTGGTGAGCTTATGCGTCTTCACGTTCCACTTGATGAGGTTCCACAGCTTGATGTCTTCCTTGTAAGCGGGCGAGGGCGAGGTGCCCAAGAGCGACAGCTCGTCATTGATGCAAGGCGCTGCGCCAACGACCTGCGGCAGATCGATCTTCGGCACCGACAGGCTTGCCACGGACGCCACCTTGCGGCCGCTCCGAGGATTGTCGATGCGATACAGATTGGTCGCGGTCGTATCCTGAGACACGGCATAGGTCCCGCTCGTGCATTGTGCGATAGCTTGCGGCACCTCCCCCTCCAATGTCAAGGATGCATCAGGCTCGGGCGTGAACCACTGCAACGTGAAGTTCGACCGGTCAGTGAACGGCGCGTCGTATACGGTGATCACTGCGTCGTTCGCAACCGATACCAACGCCCATTGTGTTCCGAACGTCTCTTGCCGGTCCTTGACCTATCCCTTGCCGTGTTCATTCGAAATCAGGTAGTCACGCTTCTGGTCCTGGAAGAACACGCCGGTGTCGTTCCACACGATGTGCTGTTGGAGCATACCTTCCGTCTGAATGTATTCCGCGCGGCCATTGCTGTGTACGAGTGCCACATAGCCCTTGTCGACGGTCTCGAACTTCTTGCTCGACGGGTTGAGCGCAATCGCTGCAATCACATCATCAAGTTCTGCAGACTCCGGCGAGACGATCCTCATTCCGAACGCCCCGGCCATGCCGTCACGCACGCTGCATCCGCCCACGACCATGCATACGCATATCACGGCTGCGATCTTGGCGAATATCCTACGCATCGCGCTCACCTCCTGAATGATTGGTGTACTTCCATTCCAGCATCAGCGAGCGCGACACTCAATCTATCGCTGTCCCCAAAACGGTCAATCTGCGAACAGATTCGCAATCAGACGACCACACTGTCACCAAGTTTGGTCGATTACCGCGCACGGCGTTCGGCAGACTGCCATAGTCTGCTCTGATATGGTCGTTCCCTGCGCGCGGCGTTCGGTAAACGACCATAGTTCGCCGTACTTTGGTCGTTCACTGCACAACGCGTTCGGTACACGACCAAAGTTAGCTGCAGTACAGTCGTTTACCGCACACTGTGTTCGGTAGCCGACACTGGCGTTCTGCTGTGCACGGCGAACAGATTCGCGCCCGCGACTACCATGTTGGGCAATAGATATCTCATGCCCAAACAGTGGAGAAAAGAGCAGCAATGAGCGAAGTGATCACCGAGCAGGACAAGGAATACGAGGCGCGTGAGCAGGCGGGGGCGCCCGGCGACGATCAACCAATGAACGACCGCGTGAACAATCGTTCGCTGCGCCCGCGTTCCGACGCGTTCGCGGACTTCATGAGCGGCGGCTGGGACGACAACGAGCCCGAGATCGAACGCCTTGAATCCGCCTCCTACATTCCGGCACGACTCCAGGTGCTGAGCGAGGCGTTCCCCGGCGAGCGTCTGGTGATTCCGGCAGGCCAGCCGAAGGTGCGCAACAATGACTGCGACTACGCGTTCCGCCCGGATTCCGCGTTCTCCTATTACACCGGTCTCGGCCAGGACTACGAGGCGGGCGCGGTGCTCGTGCTCGACCCGAACGAGGATGGCACGCATACGCCGATGCTGTTCGTGGCCCCGCGCGCAGACCACTACACACAGGACTTCTTCAAGGACCCACACTACGGCGAGTACTGGGTCGGCCCGCGCGCCGGATTGAAGGAGCTCGAGGCGATGACCGGCATCGAGACGCACGACATCGCCCAGCTGGACGACATGCTCGGCAAGGACGTCGGTACCGAGAACGGCGCCGTGCAGCTGCGCGTGATCCGCGAGACGGATCCGCAGATCACGGCCATCGTGAACGAGGTGCGCGAGGGGCATGGTTTCCCGGATGAGGCCGACAATACGGTGCGCGACGACAAGCTGCACGAATTCGCCTCCGAAGCGCGCATGGAGAAGGACGACTTCGAGGTGCGCGAGATCCGCCGTGCCGTCGACGCCACCAAGCACGGCTTCGACAACATTCTGAGAAAGCTACCGAGCACACTGGGCAAGCCACGCTCCGAACGCATTCTCGAAGGCGCATTCAATGCGGTTTCACGCGAGGAAGGCAACGAGGTCGGCTATGACACAATCATTGCCTCGGGTGCCCATGCGCCGATTCTGCATTGGATCCGCAACACGGGCACCGTGAACGATGGCGAGCTGCTGCTCATCGACGCCGGCGTGGAAGTCGATTCGCTGTACACCGCCGACATCACGCGCACGTTCCCGACGAACGGCAAGTTCACCGATTTCCAGAAGAAGCTGTACCAGGCCGTGCTCGACTCGCAGCAGGCCGGGTTCGAAGCCGCGAAGCCGGGCGCGACCTACTCCGACATCCACCATGCCTGCATGCGCGTGATCGCCGAACGGCTGCATGACTGGGGCATTCTTCCGGTGGACGTCGAGGAGAGCCTCTCGCCCGAGGGACAGCAGCACCGCCGTTGGCTCGCATGCGGCGTCGCGCATCATCTCGGCCTTGACGTGCACGACTGCGCGCAGGCCCGCTATGAGTCGTACCAAGGTGCGAAGATCACGCCGGGCATGGTGTTCACGATCGAACCGGGCCTCTACTTCCGCGAGGACGATCTGATGATTCCGCCGGAGTACCGCGGCATCGGCATTCGCATTGAAGACGACGTGCTGATGACCGAGGATGGCCCGGAATGGATCTCCGCCGGCATTCCGAAGCAGATCGACGACGTCGAGGCCTGGATGGCGCAGATAGCGGCCGAGAACAACTAAGGAACACAGGAGCATGTCGACCCCCGATTTCATTCTCGAACTTCGCAAACACATCGGCCACATGCCGTTGTGGCTCATTGGCATCACCGCCTATGTGACCGACGGCGACGGTCGGGTATTGCTCGGACGTCGCCTCGACACCGGCGAATGGGCGCTGGTCTACGGCATCAACGAGCCCGCCGAGGATCCGGCGGACACCGTGGCGCGCGAAGTGAGGGAGGAGACGGGAGTCGACGTGATCCCCACCGATCTCGTCTCGGTCAAGGCGTCCACGCGCATGGTCACGTACGCGAATGGCGACCAGACCCAATACCTCGACCTCACCTACCTGTGCCGGCTCGACCCGAGCGGCAACACCGAGCCATTCGTGGGCGACGACGAAAATCTGGGCGTGGGCTTCTTCCCGCTCGACCAGCTGCCCGCTCCCCTTGCGCAATCCACGGTGGAACGCATGGCGTATGTGCGCGAGTATCTGCTCAACCGGGACCACGGCGACGCACACGCGCAGTTCACATTCCGCGGTGAAATCGAACACCTGTGATGTATTCCATGTTTGCCAAGAGCTAGTTCAGCGAAAACACAGCTTCACGCGTCTATGATGAACCTCAGACTGGCGGAGACACCGCCGCACGCAGAGTCTGCGTGGACCTACGAGGTGAATATGACTAGAATCGCCGTACTCGGAGCAAACGGACGCATCGCACGCATTGCCGAAGACATGCTGCTCGCCCATGACGACATTGAACTGGCATTGTTCATTCACACTGAGAACGAACTCGGTGCCGACATCAAGAACAACCCGCGCGTGACGCTCGTCAAGGGCGATGCGAAGAACCCGGATGACGTGCTCGCCGCCATCAAGGGCGCCGATGAGGTGTACGCGAACCTCGCCCCGGGCCGTGACGGCAGCGCAGACATCGTTCCCATGGCCAAGGCGGTCGTGAGCATGATGGACAAGGCCGGCATCAAGCGTCTGATCTGGATCTCATCGCTCGGCATCTACGGCGAGGTCCCCGGCGAGTTCGGCGCATGGAACGCCAAGGTGCTCGGCGACTACCTCATCAACTACCGCAAGGCCGCAGATGTGGTCGAAGCCAGCGACCTGGATTATACGATCATTCGTCCGGCATGGCTCACCGACAAGGACGAGATCGACTTCGAGATCACCGAGAAGGGTGAACTCTTCAAGGGCACCGAGGTCTCGCGCAAGTCCGTGGCCAGCGAGGTCGTGGAGCTGCTGCTCAACCCGAGCGAGGAAGTCCGCGCCTCGATCGGCCTCGACAAGCCGGGCACCGAAGGCGACAAGCCGGAATGGATGCTCTCGAACTCCACCGAGCACCTGTCCGAGTAACGGCTTGGCATAGATAGCCCAAGGCACCCGAATCGGGATTGGCATCGCGCATGTCACCCGATTCGGGTGCCTTGTTTTTTGGGCGTGTCGATGTATTAACTGCGTTAATATATAAACATCGTTAACACATGAGTTCGCGGCTGCCCAGCGGCCGTACACAACGGAGTGAACGCCGAAGGAGGTGCCATGAACTCGCTGACCACCACCGAACAGCAAACCCTGAGCGAATACAATCGAGCCCGCACACTGCAGTATCTGCACCACCACGGCATCGCCTCACGCGCACAGATTGCCAAGGCACTGCACCTCACACCGGCGGCACTGAGCAAGATAAGCAACTATCTGCTCGCCAGCGGCGCAATCGTAGAGACCGGTGCCCTCGAAGGCAAGGGCAACCGCAGGTCAATCGGACTGGCGGTCAATGCCCGGGCGTTCCAGGTGCTCGGCGTCAAATTCGCGCGCAGTCTCATCGAGATCGGTCTGTTCGACCTCGCCGGCAAGCCGTCGTTCATACGCGAACTGCCCACCGTGGAGAACACGACGATTCCGCAGGCCATCGAAAGCCTGCATGCCGAAATCAAACGCCTGCTCGCTGAGCACCCGCACATCCTGGCCATCGGCATGGCCGTGCCGGGACCCTACCTGCGCGATCGCGGGCACACTGCAGTCGTCTCATCCATGGAACAATGGCGACAGGTCAACTTCCGCGCCGAATTCGAACATGCCTTCGACGTGCCGGTGATCATAGAACAGGACGCCCGCGCCGGCGCACTCGCCCAGTATCTCTTCGACCCGAATCCGGCGAATGAGAATCTGGCATACTATCTGCTCGGCGAAGGCATAGGCCTGGGCGTCATCGATCACGGCACCGTGATCAACGGCTCGCTCGGCGCGGCCACGGAGATCGGCCATGTGAGCATAGACGTGAACGGCAAGGCATGCGATTGCGGCAATGTCGGCTGCCTCGAACGCTACTGCTCGGCGGTCGCCATACACGAGGCGATGCTCGGCAACGGCATGCTCGCCACAGATTCCCGGATCACCCATCGCGAGGCGTGCGCCGAGCTGTTCGCACGGGCGCAATCC includes:
- a CDS encoding NUDIX hydrolase; the encoded protein is MSTPDFILELRKHIGHMPLWLIGITAYVTDGDGRVLLGRRLDTGEWALVYGINEPAEDPADTVAREVREETGVDVIPTDLVSVKASTRMVTYANGDQTQYLDLTYLCRLDPSGNTEPFVGDDENLGVGFFPLDQLPAPLAQSTVERMAYVREYLLNRDHGDAHAQFTFRGEIEHL
- a CDS encoding ROK family protein, whose protein sequence is MNSLTTTEQQTLSEYNRARTLQYLHHHGIASRAQIAKALHLTPAALSKISNYLLASGAIVETGALEGKGNRRSIGLAVNARAFQVLGVKFARSLIEIGLFDLAGKPSFIRELPTVENTTIPQAIESLHAEIKRLLAEHPHILAIGMAVPGPYLRDRGHTAVVSSMEQWRQVNFRAEFEHAFDVPVIIEQDARAGALAQYLFDPNPANENLAYYLLGEGIGLGVIDHGTVINGSLGAATEIGHVSIDVNGKACDCGNVGCLERYCSAVAIHEAMLGNGMLATDSRITHREACAELFARAQSGDGQARELVERIGTFVGYGCVTICNAFNPSRIVIGDIVAQAGEPLLQRVREVACERVIPEIMQSTQIELSALPTDAAVTGAAAVAITYILDHPSQFFANGT
- a CDS encoding NAD(P)H-binding protein; translated protein: MTRIAVLGANGRIARIAEDMLLAHDDIELALFIHTENELGADIKNNPRVTLVKGDAKNPDDVLAAIKGADEVYANLAPGRDGSADIVPMAKAVVSMMDKAGIKRLIWISSLGIYGEVPGEFGAWNAKVLGDYLINYRKAADVVEASDLDYTIIRPAWLTDKDEIDFEITEKGELFKGTEVSRKSVASEVVELLLNPSEEVRASIGLDKPGTEGDKPEWMLSNSTEHLSE